The Lycium ferocissimum isolate CSIRO_LF1 chromosome 10, AGI_CSIRO_Lferr_CH_V1, whole genome shotgun sequence genome window below encodes:
- the LOC132035028 gene encoding uncharacterized protein LOC132035028 — MQLVQAYTAKDVKQAMFSINENKSPRPNSYGSGFFRAAWKVIGNNVCDVILEFMSNRKMLKQLNTTMISIIPKVAKPEFAMSDTRATFVKGRSLVHNVLMCHDILRRYNRKNSSARCLMKIDLRKSYDMVKWEFVEEMLEGYGFPDKFIQLVMVCINTTRFSVKVNEEGCGYFEGRRGLRQEDPISPQLLVLLMDYLSRILRKMSQLPDF; from the exons ATGCAGCTGGTGCAAGCTTATACTGCAAAAGATGTTAAGCAAGCAATGTTTAGCATTAATGAGAATAAGAGCCCTAGGCCAAATAGTTATGGTAGTGGTTTCTTTAGAGCTGCTTGGAAGGTGATTGGGAAtaatgtgtgtgatgttatacTGGAGTTCATGAGTAATAGGAAGATGCTGAAGCAACTGAATACAACTATGATCTCAATCATCCCAAAGGTAGCTAAACCTGAATTTGCTA TGAGTGACACTCGAGCTACATTTGTGAAAGGCAGATCACTTGTGCACAATGTACTGATGTGTCATGACATTTTGAGACGTTACAATAGGAAAAATTCCTCTGCTAGATGCCTAATGAAAATTGACCTAAGGAAATCTTATGATATGGTCAAGTGGGAGTTTGTGGAGGAAATGCTTGAGGGATATGGATTTCCAGACAAGTTCATTCAACTGGTAATGGTGTGTATCAATACAACAAGATTTTCAGTCAAAGTGAATGAAGAGGGATGTGGATACTTTGAAGGAAGGAGAGGGTTGAGACAGGAGGATCCTATCTCACCCCAACTCCTTGTGCTACTGATGGATTATTTGTCTAGGATCTTAAGGAAGATGAGCCAATTACCTGATTTCTGA